In Pyrus communis chromosome 1, drPyrComm1.1, whole genome shotgun sequence, the following are encoded in one genomic region:
- the LOC137728877 gene encoding uncharacterized protein produces MESWDFDIVKAEKASAMRRYNRLRTAAKLLRSAEIGAGVLFLSWTFARLPFALTLSLNYFLLLSGVVSSPLFVFLLCHAIIASLVLKSRHFSSADSNNNAVEAELYGELVESSAVGTDSSTKSRLEDDVVGSRGAEEVVYQDKQTVSEVNSADPKQETESNSDSDSEITKKIRRTKSEKFGRERKPEKLRRSETDIGRKIARPGEERAGEDTEEEDDLSNEEFQRSIEAFIEKQLNFRRQESVAIVLQNQS; encoded by the coding sequence ATGGAGTCGTGGGATTTCGACATCGTGAAGGCAGAGAAAGCCAGCGCCATGCGGAGGTACAACCGCCTCCGCACTGCCGCAAAGCTCCTTCGCTCCGCGGAAATTGGCGCCGGCGTCCTCTTCCTCTCCTGGACATTCGCTCGCCTCCCCTTCGCCCTCACCCTCTCCCTCAACTACTTCCTCCTCCTCTCCGGCGTCGTTTCGAGCCCCCTCTTCGTCTTCCTCCTCTGCCACGCCATCATCGCCTCTTTAGTCCTCAAGTCCCGCCACTTCAGCTCGGCCGATAGTAATAACAACGCCGTGGAGGCCGAACTCTACGGGGAGTTAGTCGAAAGCAGCGCCGTCGGAACGGACAGTAGTACCAAGTCTCGTTTAGAAGACGACGTCGTCGGCTCGCGCGGGGCAGAGGAGGTTGTGTACCAGGACAAGCAAACCGTTTCGGAGGTGAACTCGGCGGATCCTAAACAGGAAACCGAGTCGAACTCGGACTCAGACTCGGAGATTACGAAGAAGATTCGGAGGACGAAATCGGAGAAGTTCGGGAGGGAGCGAAAACCGGAGAAGCTGCGCAGATCGGAGACGGATATTGGCCGGAAAATCGCGAGGCCCGGCGAGGAACGTGCGGGGGAAGATACGGAGGAGGAGGACGATTTGAGCAACGAGGAGTTTCAGCGATCCATTGAAGCTTTCATCGAGAAGCAGCTGAATTTTCGTCGCCAGGAATCTGTGGCCATTGTTCTTCAGAACCAGagctaa